The window CCGGAATCTTAGGAGCGTTGGACAGATCGGGGATGTTCAGGTTGAAACCAGCAACGGAAGCGTCACCGCAGTCAAGACGGTAGTTCACCCAGTCACCACTGGAGATCTTTTCCGGAGTTTCGGTCTTGGTCTTGTACAGACCCGGATCAATCTTGTTGTCGTATTCGTACAGAGTGACGGTGAGGTTCGGATTTTCTTCGGTGGTTTCGATGTCATACTTACTGTTTACGAAACCAGCGCGCTTTGCGCTAATCTGATACTTACCAACGGGAACGTTTTCGAAAGTGAACTTACCAGTGCGGATTTCCTGGCTCTTTACTTCGTCCTTCTGGTACTTGGGGCTGTGAGTACCGAAAGTGGTGTTGGGCATCCAAACGGTGGGAACTTCAATGTTCTTGCCGGTGAAAGCGTCGATAACCTGACCATCAATAGTACCAGTCTTTTCGCAACCAGTCATGGCCATAGCAATGAGAGCTGCGCCACCCAGAATAAGCTGTTTTTTCATATTGTATTCCTTTTAAAATTTAAGACTTCTCAAGTATAAAAAAAAACCTTCCATTTGGTGGAAGGTTTTTCTGAAAAATCAAAATTATTTGGCGAAACTGCCTGGTAATTAAGCTTCTTCTTCCTTGGCAGCCGGAGCAGCCTTGCGGGTCTTGCGCTTTGCACCAGTGATGTTGCCAGCGAAACGCTTGTTGAAGCGATCGATACGACCAGCGGTATCCACACGATGCTGCTTACCAGTCCAGAACGGATGAGTATCTGCAGTAATTTCGAGGGAGATCACACTGTATTCTACACCATCGATAGTCTTCTTTTCGGCGGAAGACTTCGTGGAGCGGGTGATATATTCTTTACCCGTATTCGCATCGACGAACACGACCGGTTGATAGTTAGGGTGGATACCGTCTTTCATTGTTTACTTCCTGTGAAGTTATAAGTTGATTGACCAAATTTAGAAGAAAACCCTCTTTTTGGCAAGTCAAATATAGTATTTTTGGTCTATGAATCTAAAGTTTATGCTTTTTTCACTGCCTATCACCATGCTTTGTGCCTGCGGTAACGACACAACCGTGGCAAAGTACATCGTGACAGACCAGAAAGTGGTCCTTGAGGAATGGCCCGACGAAGCCTATATTGCAAGTCTAGATTCCATCCTGGCAGCAGAACCCATTAAAAAGCAAAAGGAAATCTCCACCAGCATTTCCATGAACGCCCATGAGGCGCCCATCTTCAAACTGCCACCCCAGGTCACAGGCAAAAAGGACAGCAAATCCAAGACCGATTCCAAGAAGAAGGCAGAACAGTCCAGGGCCAATAATCCTCAGGCAAACACTGCCAGTATTAAAACTAAGTCCGACAACAGCGCAGAAGCCTTCGCCGATCGCTTTACAAACGGCCTGGCAAAACTTCAGTCCGACCCCAACAATGCAGGTCTCTACAAAATGGCATCAGCCAACGATGGCGACGACGTGATGAAGCTGCTTCGCCGAACCTATGGTTCCGCAGTCCTTACCCTCCCCCGCTTCTTTGTCATGAGCCAGCTCAAGTCCGTTAACCCCGGGCTGAATCTGGAAAATCTCAACGCAGGCGACAAGGTCAAACTCCCGAAATTATAACCCAGGCACAGACCTCACGAACAAAAATTAGCCCTCGAAGTATCCAACTTCAGGGCTATTCTTCTTTTGAGGAGGAAGCTACGCTTCCCCTCAAACAAAAAAAGGATGCGCCGAACAGACGCAGTCTGTGATAGCGCATTCCTTTTTTTCGGGGAGTCCAGAGGGGCAGAGCCCCTTTGCATCCACACCTCACCCAATTTCACATCTCGACATTTTTGAGGAGGAAGCTACGCTTCCCCTCAAACAAAAAAAGGATGCGCCGAACAGACGCAGTCTGTGATAGCGCATTCCTTTTTTTCGGGGAGTCCAGAGGGGCAGAGC of the Fibrobacter sp. UWR4 genome contains:
- a CDS encoding type B 50S ribosomal protein L31, translating into MKDGIHPNYQPVVFVDANTGKEYITRSTKSSAEKKTIDGVEYSVISLEITADTHPFWTGKQHRVDTAGRIDRFNKRFAGNITGAKRKTRKAAPAAKEEEA